The following are encoded in a window of Panthera leo isolate Ple1 chromosome B2, P.leo_Ple1_pat1.1, whole genome shotgun sequence genomic DNA:
- the BCLAF1 gene encoding bcl-2-associated transcription factor 1 isoform X4 — MGRSNSRSHSSRSKSRSQSSSRSRSRSHSRKKRYRSRSRTYSRSRSRDRIYSRDYRRDYRNNRGMRRPYGYRGRGRGYYQGGGGRYHRGGYRPVWNRRHSRSPRRGRSRSRSPKRRSVSSQRSRSRSRRSYRSSRSPRSSSSRSSSPYSKSPVSKRRGSQEKQTKKAEGEPQEESPLKSKSQEEPKDTFEHDPSESIDEFNKSSATSGDIWPGLSAYDNSPRSPHSPSPIATPPSQSSSCSDAPMLSTVHSAKNTPSQHSHSIQHSPERSGSGSVGNGSSRYSPSQNSPIHHIPSRRSPAKTITPQNAPRDEARGRSSFYPDGGDQETAKTGKFLKRFTDEESRVFLLDRGNTRDKEAPKEKGSEKGRAEGEWEDQEALDYFSDKESGKQKFNDSEGDDTEETEDYRQFRKSVLADQGKNFATTSHRNTEEEGPKYKSKVSLKGNRESDGFREEKNYKLKETGYVVERPSTAKDKHKEDDKNSERITVKKETQSPEQVKSEKLKDLFDYSPPLHKNLDAREKSTFREESPLRIKMIASDSHRPEVKLKMAPVPLDDSNRPASLTKDRLLASTLVHSVKKEQEFRSIFDHIKLPQASKSTSESFIQHIVSLVHHVKEQYFKSAAVTLNERFTSYQKATEEHSARQKSPEIHRRIDISPSALRKHTRLAGEERVFKEENQKGDKKLRCDSADLRHDIDRRRKERSKERGDSKGSRESSGSRKQEKTPKDYKEYKSYKDDSKHKSREQDHSRSSSSSASPSSPSSREEKESKKEREDEFKTHHELKEYSGFGGVSRPRGTFHDDRDDGVDYWAKRGRGRGTFQRGRGRFNFKKSGSSPKWTHDKYQGDGIVEDEEETMENNEEKKDRRKEEKE, encoded by the exons atgggtCGCTCCAATTCTAGATCACATTCTTCGAGATCAAAGTCTAGATCACAGTCTAGTTCTCGATCAAGATCAAGATCACATTCTAGAAAGAAGAGATACAG GTCTCGTTCCAGGACATACTCAAGATCTCGTAGTAGAGATCGTATTTATTCTAGAGATTATCGTCGAGATTACAGAAATAATAGAGGAATGAGACGGCCTTATGGGtacagaggaaggggcagagggtatTATCAAGGAGGAGGAGGTAGATACCATCGAGGTGGTTATAGACCTGTCTGGAATAGAAGACACTCTAGGAGTCCTAGACGAGGTCGTTCACGTTCCAGGAGTCCAAAAAGAAGATCCGTTTCTTCTCAAAGATCCCGAAGCAGATCTCGCCGGTCATATAGATCTTCTAGGTCTCCAAGATCATCCTCTTCTCGTTCTTCATCCCCATATAGCAAATCTCCTGTCTCTAAAAGACGAGGGTCtcaggaaaaacaaaccaaaaaagctgAAGGGGAGCCCCAAGAAGAGAGTCCTTTGAAAAGTAAATCACAGGAGGAACCGAAAGATACATTTGAACATGATCCATCTGAATCTATTGATGAGTTTAACAAATCATCAGCCACATCTGGTGATATTTGGCCTGGCCTTTCAGCCTATGATAACAGTCCCAGATCTCCTCATAGTCCTTCACCGATTGCTACACCACCTAGTCAGAGTTCGTCTTGCTCTGATGCCCCCATGCTCAGTACAGTTCACTCTGCAAAAAACACCCCCTCTCAGCATTCACATTCCATTCAGCATAGTCCTGAAAGATCTGGGTCTGGTTCTGTTGGAAATGGATCTAGTCGGTACAGTCCTTCTCAGAATAGTCCAATTCATCATATCCCTTCACGAAGAAGCCCTGCAAAGACAATCACACCACAGAATGCTCCAAGAGATGAGGCTAGGGGACGTTCTTCATTTTATCCTGATGGTGGAGATCAGGAAACTGCAAAGACAGGAAAATTCTTGAAAAG GTTCACAGATGAAGAGTCTAGAGTATTCCTGCTTGATAGGGGTAATACCAGGGATAAAGAGGCTCCAAAggagaaaggatcagagaaagggagggcagagggagaatgggAAGATCAGGAAGCTCTAGATTACTTTAGCGATAAAGAGTCtggaaaacaaaagtttaatgatTCCGAAGGGGATgacacagaggagacagaggactaTAGACAGTTCAGGAAGTCAGTCCTTGCAGATCAGGGTAAAAATTTTGCTACTACATCTCACCGGAATACTGAGGAGGAAGGACCCAAGTACAAGTCCAAAGTTTCACTGAAAGGCAATAGAGAAAGTGAtggatttagagaagaaaaaaactataaactTAAAGAGACTGGCTACGTAGTGGAAAGGCCTAGCACTGCAAAAGATAAGCACAAGGAAGACgacaaaaattctgaaagaataaCAGTAAAGAAAGAAACTCAGTCACCTGAGCAGGTAAAGTCTGAAAAGCTCAAAGACCTCTTTGATTACAGTCCCCCTCTACACAAGAATCTGGATGCACGAGAAAAGTCTACCTTCAGAGAggagagcccacttaggatcaaAATGATAGCCAGTGATTCTCATCGACCTGAAGTCAAACTCAAAATGGCACCCGTTCCACTTGATGATTCTAACAG ACCTGCTTCCTTGACTAAAGACAGGCTACTTGCTAGTACACTTGTCCATTCTGTCAAGAAAGAACAAGAATTCCGATCCATCTTTGACCACATTAAGTTGCCACAGGCCAGCAAAAGCACTTCagagtcatttattcaacacattgTGTCCTTGGTTCATCATGTTAAAG AGCAATACTTCAAATCAGCTGCAGTGACTCTAAACGAGAGGTTCACTTCGTATCAGAAAGCCACTGAAGAACATAGTGCCAGGCAAAAGAGCCCTGAGATACACAG GAGAATTGACATCTCTCCAAGTGCCCTGAGGAAGCATACTCGTTTagcaggagaagagagagtttttaaagaagaaaatcaaaag GGAGATAAAAAATTAAGGTGTGATTCTGCTGATCTTCGGCATGACATTGATCGtcggagaaaagaaagaagtaaagaacgGGGGGATTCCAAGGGCTCCAGGGAATCCAGTGGatcaagaaagcaggaaaaaactccAAAAGATTACAAGGAATACAAATCTTACAAAGATGACAG TAAACATAAAAGTAGAGAGCAAGATCATTCTCGATCTTCATCATCTTCAGCGTCACCTTCTTCTCCCAGTTCTcgggaagaaaaggagagtaagaaggaaagagaagacgaGTTTAAAACTCACCACGAACTGAAAGAATACTCAGGCTTTGGAGGAGTTAGCCGACCACGAGGAACCTTT
- the BCLAF1 gene encoding bcl-2-associated transcription factor 1 isoform X2 → MGRSNSRSHSSRSKSRSQSSSRSRSRSHSRKKRYRSRSRTYSRSRSRDRIYSRDYRRDYRNNRGMRRPYGYRGRGRGYYQGGGGRYHRGGYRPVWNRRHSRSPRRGRSRSRSPKRRSVSSQRSRSRSRRSYRSSRSPRSSSSRSSSPYSKSPVSKRRGSQEKQTKKAEGEPQEESPLKSKSQEEPKDTFEHDPSESIDEFNKSSATSGDIWPGLSAYDNSPRSPHSPSPIATPPSQSSSCSDAPMLSTVHSAKNTPSQHSHSIQHSPERSGSGSVGNGSSRYSPSQNSPIHHIPSRRSPAKTITPQNAPRDEARGRSSFYPDGGDQETAKTGKFLKRFTDEESRVFLLDRGNTRDKEAPKEKGSEKGRAEGEWEDQEALDYFSDKESGKQKFNDSEGDDTEETEDYRQFRKSVLADQGKNFATTSHRNTEEEGPKYKSKVSLKGNRESDGFREEKNYKLKETGYVVERPSTAKDKHKEDDKNSERITVKKETQSPEQVKSEKLKDLFDYSPPLHKNLDAREKSTFREESPLRIKMIASDSHRPEVKLKMAPVPLDDSNRPASLTKDRLLASTLVHSVKKEQEFRSIFDHIKLPQASKSTSESFIQHIVSLVHHVKEQYFKSAAVTLNERFTSYQKATEEHSARQKSPEIHRRIDISPSALRKHTRLAGEERVFKEENQKGDKKLRCDSADLRHDIDRRRKERSKERGDSKGSRESSGSRKQEKTPKDYKEYKSYKDDSKHKSREQDHSRSSSSSASPSSPSSREEKESKKEREDEFKTHHELKEYSGFGGVSRPRGTFFRIRGRGRARGVFAGTNTGPNNSNTTFQKRPKEEEWDPEYTPKSKKYFLHDDRDDGVDYWAKRGRGRGTFQRGRGRFNFKKSGSSPKWTHDKYQGDGIVEDEEETMENNEEKKDRRKEEKE, encoded by the exons atgggtCGCTCCAATTCTAGATCACATTCTTCGAGATCAAAGTCTAGATCACAGTCTAGTTCTCGATCAAGATCAAGATCACATTCTAGAAAGAAGAGATACAG GTCTCGTTCCAGGACATACTCAAGATCTCGTAGTAGAGATCGTATTTATTCTAGAGATTATCGTCGAGATTACAGAAATAATAGAGGAATGAGACGGCCTTATGGGtacagaggaaggggcagagggtatTATCAAGGAGGAGGAGGTAGATACCATCGAGGTGGTTATAGACCTGTCTGGAATAGAAGACACTCTAGGAGTCCTAGACGAGGTCGTTCACGTTCCAGGAGTCCAAAAAGAAGATCCGTTTCTTCTCAAAGATCCCGAAGCAGATCTCGCCGGTCATATAGATCTTCTAGGTCTCCAAGATCATCCTCTTCTCGTTCTTCATCCCCATATAGCAAATCTCCTGTCTCTAAAAGACGAGGGTCtcaggaaaaacaaaccaaaaaagctgAAGGGGAGCCCCAAGAAGAGAGTCCTTTGAAAAGTAAATCACAGGAGGAACCGAAAGATACATTTGAACATGATCCATCTGAATCTATTGATGAGTTTAACAAATCATCAGCCACATCTGGTGATATTTGGCCTGGCCTTTCAGCCTATGATAACAGTCCCAGATCTCCTCATAGTCCTTCACCGATTGCTACACCACCTAGTCAGAGTTCGTCTTGCTCTGATGCCCCCATGCTCAGTACAGTTCACTCTGCAAAAAACACCCCCTCTCAGCATTCACATTCCATTCAGCATAGTCCTGAAAGATCTGGGTCTGGTTCTGTTGGAAATGGATCTAGTCGGTACAGTCCTTCTCAGAATAGTCCAATTCATCATATCCCTTCACGAAGAAGCCCTGCAAAGACAATCACACCACAGAATGCTCCAAGAGATGAGGCTAGGGGACGTTCTTCATTTTATCCTGATGGTGGAGATCAGGAAACTGCAAAGACAGGAAAATTCTTGAAAAG GTTCACAGATGAAGAGTCTAGAGTATTCCTGCTTGATAGGGGTAATACCAGGGATAAAGAGGCTCCAAAggagaaaggatcagagaaagggagggcagagggagaatgggAAGATCAGGAAGCTCTAGATTACTTTAGCGATAAAGAGTCtggaaaacaaaagtttaatgatTCCGAAGGGGATgacacagaggagacagaggactaTAGACAGTTCAGGAAGTCAGTCCTTGCAGATCAGGGTAAAAATTTTGCTACTACATCTCACCGGAATACTGAGGAGGAAGGACCCAAGTACAAGTCCAAAGTTTCACTGAAAGGCAATAGAGAAAGTGAtggatttagagaagaaaaaaactataaactTAAAGAGACTGGCTACGTAGTGGAAAGGCCTAGCACTGCAAAAGATAAGCACAAGGAAGACgacaaaaattctgaaagaataaCAGTAAAGAAAGAAACTCAGTCACCTGAGCAGGTAAAGTCTGAAAAGCTCAAAGACCTCTTTGATTACAGTCCCCCTCTACACAAGAATCTGGATGCACGAGAAAAGTCTACCTTCAGAGAggagagcccacttaggatcaaAATGATAGCCAGTGATTCTCATCGACCTGAAGTCAAACTCAAAATGGCACCCGTTCCACTTGATGATTCTAACAG ACCTGCTTCCTTGACTAAAGACAGGCTACTTGCTAGTACACTTGTCCATTCTGTCAAGAAAGAACAAGAATTCCGATCCATCTTTGACCACATTAAGTTGCCACAGGCCAGCAAAAGCACTTCagagtcatttattcaacacattgTGTCCTTGGTTCATCATGTTAAAG AGCAATACTTCAAATCAGCTGCAGTGACTCTAAACGAGAGGTTCACTTCGTATCAGAAAGCCACTGAAGAACATAGTGCCAGGCAAAAGAGCCCTGAGATACACAG GAGAATTGACATCTCTCCAAGTGCCCTGAGGAAGCATACTCGTTTagcaggagaagagagagtttttaaagaagaaaatcaaaag GGAGATAAAAAATTAAGGTGTGATTCTGCTGATCTTCGGCATGACATTGATCGtcggagaaaagaaagaagtaaagaacgGGGGGATTCCAAGGGCTCCAGGGAATCCAGTGGatcaagaaagcaggaaaaaactccAAAAGATTACAAGGAATACAAATCTTACAAAGATGACAG TAAACATAAAAGTAGAGAGCAAGATCATTCTCGATCTTCATCATCTTCAGCGTCACCTTCTTCTCCCAGTTCTcgggaagaaaaggagagtaagaaggaaagagaagacgaGTTTAAAACTCACCACGAACTGAAAGAATACTCAGGCTTTGGAGGAGTTAGCCGACCACGAGGAACCTTT TTTCGAAttagaggcagaggaagagccaGAGGAGTTTTTGCTGGGACAAATACTGGTCCAAACAACTCAAATACTACTTTTCAAAAGAGACCGAAGGAAGAGGAATGGGATCCAGAATATACCCCAAAGAGCAAGAAGTACTTCTTG
- the BCLAF1 gene encoding bcl-2-associated transcription factor 1 isoform X1 yields the protein MGRSNSRSHSSRSKSRSQSSSRSRSRSHSRKKRYSSRSRSRTYSRSRSRDRIYSRDYRRDYRNNRGMRRPYGYRGRGRGYYQGGGGRYHRGGYRPVWNRRHSRSPRRGRSRSRSPKRRSVSSQRSRSRSRRSYRSSRSPRSSSSRSSSPYSKSPVSKRRGSQEKQTKKAEGEPQEESPLKSKSQEEPKDTFEHDPSESIDEFNKSSATSGDIWPGLSAYDNSPRSPHSPSPIATPPSQSSSCSDAPMLSTVHSAKNTPSQHSHSIQHSPERSGSGSVGNGSSRYSPSQNSPIHHIPSRRSPAKTITPQNAPRDEARGRSSFYPDGGDQETAKTGKFLKRFTDEESRVFLLDRGNTRDKEAPKEKGSEKGRAEGEWEDQEALDYFSDKESGKQKFNDSEGDDTEETEDYRQFRKSVLADQGKNFATTSHRNTEEEGPKYKSKVSLKGNRESDGFREEKNYKLKETGYVVERPSTAKDKHKEDDKNSERITVKKETQSPEQVKSEKLKDLFDYSPPLHKNLDAREKSTFREESPLRIKMIASDSHRPEVKLKMAPVPLDDSNRPASLTKDRLLASTLVHSVKKEQEFRSIFDHIKLPQASKSTSESFIQHIVSLVHHVKEQYFKSAAVTLNERFTSYQKATEEHSARQKSPEIHRRIDISPSALRKHTRLAGEERVFKEENQKGDKKLRCDSADLRHDIDRRRKERSKERGDSKGSRESSGSRKQEKTPKDYKEYKSYKDDSKHKSREQDHSRSSSSSASPSSPSSREEKESKKEREDEFKTHHELKEYSGFGGVSRPRGTFFRIRGRGRARGVFAGTNTGPNNSNTTFQKRPKEEEWDPEYTPKSKKYFLHDDRDDGVDYWAKRGRGRGTFQRGRGRFNFKKSGSSPKWTHDKYQGDGIVEDEEETMENNEEKKDRRKEEKE from the exons atgggtCGCTCCAATTCTAGATCACATTCTTCGAGATCAAAGTCTAGATCACAGTCTAGTTCTCGATCAAGATCAAGATCACATTCTAGAAAGAAGAGATACAG ttctaGGTCTCGTTCCAGGACATACTCAAGATCTCGTAGTAGAGATCGTATTTATTCTAGAGATTATCGTCGAGATTACAGAAATAATAGAGGAATGAGACGGCCTTATGGGtacagaggaaggggcagagggtatTATCAAGGAGGAGGAGGTAGATACCATCGAGGTGGTTATAGACCTGTCTGGAATAGAAGACACTCTAGGAGTCCTAGACGAGGTCGTTCACGTTCCAGGAGTCCAAAAAGAAGATCCGTTTCTTCTCAAAGATCCCGAAGCAGATCTCGCCGGTCATATAGATCTTCTAGGTCTCCAAGATCATCCTCTTCTCGTTCTTCATCCCCATATAGCAAATCTCCTGTCTCTAAAAGACGAGGGTCtcaggaaaaacaaaccaaaaaagctgAAGGGGAGCCCCAAGAAGAGAGTCCTTTGAAAAGTAAATCACAGGAGGAACCGAAAGATACATTTGAACATGATCCATCTGAATCTATTGATGAGTTTAACAAATCATCAGCCACATCTGGTGATATTTGGCCTGGCCTTTCAGCCTATGATAACAGTCCCAGATCTCCTCATAGTCCTTCACCGATTGCTACACCACCTAGTCAGAGTTCGTCTTGCTCTGATGCCCCCATGCTCAGTACAGTTCACTCTGCAAAAAACACCCCCTCTCAGCATTCACATTCCATTCAGCATAGTCCTGAAAGATCTGGGTCTGGTTCTGTTGGAAATGGATCTAGTCGGTACAGTCCTTCTCAGAATAGTCCAATTCATCATATCCCTTCACGAAGAAGCCCTGCAAAGACAATCACACCACAGAATGCTCCAAGAGATGAGGCTAGGGGACGTTCTTCATTTTATCCTGATGGTGGAGATCAGGAAACTGCAAAGACAGGAAAATTCTTGAAAAG GTTCACAGATGAAGAGTCTAGAGTATTCCTGCTTGATAGGGGTAATACCAGGGATAAAGAGGCTCCAAAggagaaaggatcagagaaagggagggcagagggagaatgggAAGATCAGGAAGCTCTAGATTACTTTAGCGATAAAGAGTCtggaaaacaaaagtttaatgatTCCGAAGGGGATgacacagaggagacagaggactaTAGACAGTTCAGGAAGTCAGTCCTTGCAGATCAGGGTAAAAATTTTGCTACTACATCTCACCGGAATACTGAGGAGGAAGGACCCAAGTACAAGTCCAAAGTTTCACTGAAAGGCAATAGAGAAAGTGAtggatttagagaagaaaaaaactataaactTAAAGAGACTGGCTACGTAGTGGAAAGGCCTAGCACTGCAAAAGATAAGCACAAGGAAGACgacaaaaattctgaaagaataaCAGTAAAGAAAGAAACTCAGTCACCTGAGCAGGTAAAGTCTGAAAAGCTCAAAGACCTCTTTGATTACAGTCCCCCTCTACACAAGAATCTGGATGCACGAGAAAAGTCTACCTTCAGAGAggagagcccacttaggatcaaAATGATAGCCAGTGATTCTCATCGACCTGAAGTCAAACTCAAAATGGCACCCGTTCCACTTGATGATTCTAACAG ACCTGCTTCCTTGACTAAAGACAGGCTACTTGCTAGTACACTTGTCCATTCTGTCAAGAAAGAACAAGAATTCCGATCCATCTTTGACCACATTAAGTTGCCACAGGCCAGCAAAAGCACTTCagagtcatttattcaacacattgTGTCCTTGGTTCATCATGTTAAAG AGCAATACTTCAAATCAGCTGCAGTGACTCTAAACGAGAGGTTCACTTCGTATCAGAAAGCCACTGAAGAACATAGTGCCAGGCAAAAGAGCCCTGAGATACACAG GAGAATTGACATCTCTCCAAGTGCCCTGAGGAAGCATACTCGTTTagcaggagaagagagagtttttaaagaagaaaatcaaaag GGAGATAAAAAATTAAGGTGTGATTCTGCTGATCTTCGGCATGACATTGATCGtcggagaaaagaaagaagtaaagaacgGGGGGATTCCAAGGGCTCCAGGGAATCCAGTGGatcaagaaagcaggaaaaaactccAAAAGATTACAAGGAATACAAATCTTACAAAGATGACAG TAAACATAAAAGTAGAGAGCAAGATCATTCTCGATCTTCATCATCTTCAGCGTCACCTTCTTCTCCCAGTTCTcgggaagaaaaggagagtaagaaggaaagagaagacgaGTTTAAAACTCACCACGAACTGAAAGAATACTCAGGCTTTGGAGGAGTTAGCCGACCACGAGGAACCTTT TTTCGAAttagaggcagaggaagagccaGAGGAGTTTTTGCTGGGACAAATACTGGTCCAAACAACTCAAATACTACTTTTCAAAAGAGACCGAAGGAAGAGGAATGGGATCCAGAATATACCCCAAAGAGCAAGAAGTACTTCTTG
- the BCLAF1 gene encoding bcl-2-associated transcription factor 1 isoform X3: MGRSNSRSHSSRSKSRSQSSSRSRSRSHSRKKRYSSRSRSRTYSRSRSRDRIYSRDYRRDYRNNRGMRRPYGYRGRGRGYYQGGGGRYHRGGYRPVWNRRHSRSPRRGRSRSRSPKRRSVSSQRSRSRSRRSYRSSRSPRSSSSRSSSPYSKSPVSKRRGSQEKQTKKAEGEPQEESPLKSKSQEEPKDTFEHDPSESIDEFNKSSATSGDIWPGLSAYDNSPRSPHSPSPIATPPSQSSSCSDAPMLSTVHSAKNTPSQHSHSIQHSPERSGSGSVGNGSSRYSPSQNSPIHHIPSRRSPAKTITPQNAPRDEARGRSSFYPDGGDQETAKTGKFLKRFTDEESRVFLLDRGNTRDKEAPKEKGSEKGRAEGEWEDQEALDYFSDKESGKQKFNDSEGDDTEETEDYRQFRKSVLADQGKNFATTSHRNTEEEGPKYKSKVSLKGNRESDGFREEKNYKLKETGYVVERPSTAKDKHKEDDKNSERITVKKETQSPEQVKSEKLKDLFDYSPPLHKNLDAREKSTFREESPLRIKMIASDSHRPEVKLKMAPVPLDDSNRPASLTKDRLLASTLVHSVKKEQEFRSIFDHIKLPQASKSTSESFIQHIVSLVHHVKEQYFKSAAVTLNERFTSYQKATEEHSARQKSPEIHRRIDISPSALRKHTRLAGEERVFKEENQKGDKKLRCDSADLRHDIDRRRKERSKERGDSKGSRESSGSRKQEKTPKDYKEYKSYKDDSKHKSREQDHSRSSSSSASPSSPSSREEKESKKEREDEFKTHHELKEYSGFGGVSRPRGTFHDDRDDGVDYWAKRGRGRGTFQRGRGRFNFKKSGSSPKWTHDKYQGDGIVEDEEETMENNEEKKDRRKEEKE, translated from the exons atgggtCGCTCCAATTCTAGATCACATTCTTCGAGATCAAAGTCTAGATCACAGTCTAGTTCTCGATCAAGATCAAGATCACATTCTAGAAAGAAGAGATACAG ttctaGGTCTCGTTCCAGGACATACTCAAGATCTCGTAGTAGAGATCGTATTTATTCTAGAGATTATCGTCGAGATTACAGAAATAATAGAGGAATGAGACGGCCTTATGGGtacagaggaaggggcagagggtatTATCAAGGAGGAGGAGGTAGATACCATCGAGGTGGTTATAGACCTGTCTGGAATAGAAGACACTCTAGGAGTCCTAGACGAGGTCGTTCACGTTCCAGGAGTCCAAAAAGAAGATCCGTTTCTTCTCAAAGATCCCGAAGCAGATCTCGCCGGTCATATAGATCTTCTAGGTCTCCAAGATCATCCTCTTCTCGTTCTTCATCCCCATATAGCAAATCTCCTGTCTCTAAAAGACGAGGGTCtcaggaaaaacaaaccaaaaaagctgAAGGGGAGCCCCAAGAAGAGAGTCCTTTGAAAAGTAAATCACAGGAGGAACCGAAAGATACATTTGAACATGATCCATCTGAATCTATTGATGAGTTTAACAAATCATCAGCCACATCTGGTGATATTTGGCCTGGCCTTTCAGCCTATGATAACAGTCCCAGATCTCCTCATAGTCCTTCACCGATTGCTACACCACCTAGTCAGAGTTCGTCTTGCTCTGATGCCCCCATGCTCAGTACAGTTCACTCTGCAAAAAACACCCCCTCTCAGCATTCACATTCCATTCAGCATAGTCCTGAAAGATCTGGGTCTGGTTCTGTTGGAAATGGATCTAGTCGGTACAGTCCTTCTCAGAATAGTCCAATTCATCATATCCCTTCACGAAGAAGCCCTGCAAAGACAATCACACCACAGAATGCTCCAAGAGATGAGGCTAGGGGACGTTCTTCATTTTATCCTGATGGTGGAGATCAGGAAACTGCAAAGACAGGAAAATTCTTGAAAAG GTTCACAGATGAAGAGTCTAGAGTATTCCTGCTTGATAGGGGTAATACCAGGGATAAAGAGGCTCCAAAggagaaaggatcagagaaagggagggcagagggagaatgggAAGATCAGGAAGCTCTAGATTACTTTAGCGATAAAGAGTCtggaaaacaaaagtttaatgatTCCGAAGGGGATgacacagaggagacagaggactaTAGACAGTTCAGGAAGTCAGTCCTTGCAGATCAGGGTAAAAATTTTGCTACTACATCTCACCGGAATACTGAGGAGGAAGGACCCAAGTACAAGTCCAAAGTTTCACTGAAAGGCAATAGAGAAAGTGAtggatttagagaagaaaaaaactataaactTAAAGAGACTGGCTACGTAGTGGAAAGGCCTAGCACTGCAAAAGATAAGCACAAGGAAGACgacaaaaattctgaaagaataaCAGTAAAGAAAGAAACTCAGTCACCTGAGCAGGTAAAGTCTGAAAAGCTCAAAGACCTCTTTGATTACAGTCCCCCTCTACACAAGAATCTGGATGCACGAGAAAAGTCTACCTTCAGAGAggagagcccacttaggatcaaAATGATAGCCAGTGATTCTCATCGACCTGAAGTCAAACTCAAAATGGCACCCGTTCCACTTGATGATTCTAACAG ACCTGCTTCCTTGACTAAAGACAGGCTACTTGCTAGTACACTTGTCCATTCTGTCAAGAAAGAACAAGAATTCCGATCCATCTTTGACCACATTAAGTTGCCACAGGCCAGCAAAAGCACTTCagagtcatttattcaacacattgTGTCCTTGGTTCATCATGTTAAAG AGCAATACTTCAAATCAGCTGCAGTGACTCTAAACGAGAGGTTCACTTCGTATCAGAAAGCCACTGAAGAACATAGTGCCAGGCAAAAGAGCCCTGAGATACACAG GAGAATTGACATCTCTCCAAGTGCCCTGAGGAAGCATACTCGTTTagcaggagaagagagagtttttaaagaagaaaatcaaaag GGAGATAAAAAATTAAGGTGTGATTCTGCTGATCTTCGGCATGACATTGATCGtcggagaaaagaaagaagtaaagaacgGGGGGATTCCAAGGGCTCCAGGGAATCCAGTGGatcaagaaagcaggaaaaaactccAAAAGATTACAAGGAATACAAATCTTACAAAGATGACAG TAAACATAAAAGTAGAGAGCAAGATCATTCTCGATCTTCATCATCTTCAGCGTCACCTTCTTCTCCCAGTTCTcgggaagaaaaggagagtaagaaggaaagagaagacgaGTTTAAAACTCACCACGAACTGAAAGAATACTCAGGCTTTGGAGGAGTTAGCCGACCACGAGGAACCTTT